A DNA window from Scylla paramamosain isolate STU-SP2022 chromosome 10, ASM3559412v1, whole genome shotgun sequence contains the following coding sequences:
- the LOC135104260 gene encoding sorting nexin-16-like isoform X2: MSSRIAAINRSRTASREATPSPSQAVSRVPSHDDLNRETIIINPVQVALPSHPLSLENSINSSLQEPSRRRSDPQQWRGSSSNLTSSDSDTPDSGQATDSPLTGTVPTMDFNSNSEDAAPLYRMPIVGYEVLEERARFTIFKIQVFHQPSGEHWFVFRRYTDFVRLNKSLRKEFPGVRFALPPKRWFGDNFDPVFLEDRQLGLQAFINNIIGHTVIRSKKFVRDFFCLDNPMGPHESLEESRALCQTLEDTVSDLQDRLREKEGELAVLRTQVNFLLVQQQTLVKALRLECDLKSPVPPERGSSHDLNLALLNICERTLDGGIRNGKLKLTDRNGANGTPQDVSPVQCLKVTTIAETPLRRTLEKAFMPRSCSHNTLSPTHNLNRAAKALFATEGEGGASR; encoded by the exons ATGTCCAGTAGAATAGCAGCCATCAATAGGAGTCGCACAGCCTCACGGGAGGCgactccttcaccttcccagGCGGTGTCACGTGTCCCATCTCACGATGACCTGAACAGGGAGACAATAATCATCAACCCAGTGCAAGTTGCTCTTCCAAGCCACCCTCTTTCCCTTGAGAATTCCATTAACTCCAGCCTGCAGGAGCCCAGCAGACGAAG AAGTGATCCACAACAATGGAGAGGCTCGTCCAGCAACCTCACCTCCTCAGACTCAGACACGCCAGACTCAG GTCAGGCTACAGATTCCCCCCTCACTGGCACAGTTCCCACTATGGACTTCAATTCGAATAGCGAAGATGCTGCCCCTCTCTACCGCATGCCCATTGTTGGATATGAAGTGCTGGAGGAGAGGGCACGATTCACG ATTTTCAAGATTCAAGTGTTCCACCAGCCCTCTGGAGAACACTGGTTTGTGTTCCGTCGCTACACAGACTTTGTTCGTCTCAACAAAtcg CTGAGGAAGGAGTTCCCAGGAGTGCGATTTGCTCTTCCACCTAAGAGATGGTTTGGAGACAACTTTGATCCTGTTTTCCTGGAGGATCGGCAGCTGGGTTTGCAGGCTTTCATAAACAATATCATAG ggCACACTGTCATCCGATCGAAGAAATTTGTTAGAGACTTTTTCTGCCTTGACAACCCCATGGGGCCTCATGAATCACTGGAGGAGAGTCGG GCTCTCTGCCAGACCCTGGAGGACACTGTGTCAGATCTGCAGGACCGCCtcagggagaaggaaggtgaactGGCAGTACTGCGTACACAAGTCAACTTCCTCCTGGTACAGCAGCAGACCTTGGTGAAAGCTCTCAG ACTGGAGTGTGACCTGAAGAGCCCTGTGCCACCAGAGAGAGGCTCCTCCCATGATCTCAACTTGGCCCTTCTTAACAT ATGTGAAAGGACTCTTGATGGAGGCATCAGAAATGGCAAGCTGAAGCTCACTGACAG GAATGGAGCAAATGGCACCCCCCAGGATGTCAGCCCAGTCCAGTGTCTGAAGGTCACTACCATAGCGGAAACACCTCTTCGCAGGACACTAGAGAAGGCCTTCATGCCCAGATCTTGCTCCCACAACACCCTCTCTCCTACACATAATTTGAACAGGGCTGCCAAGGCACTGTTTGCAacagagggtgagggaggagccaGCCGATAG